Below is a window of Fibrobacter sp. UWB11 DNA.
CGTGAATCCAGAAGTTGCCGTAAAGATTTTTGAAGCTGGCAAAAGTGCCGGTGCAGACTTTGTCGAAATTTTCGAAGAAGAAACGCGAAGCTCGAGCCTCGGTTTGAAAGACCGTCAGATTGAAACGGCAACTGCGGGTACCGAATATGGTATCGGTGTTCGTCTTTTGTACGGGACGGAAGTCCTGTATGGCTTTACAAGCGATGATAGCGAAGAAGCTCTGATTAAGCTCGTGAAGACGCTTGCGTTCGGGCGTATCGCTGCCGCCGCTGGTGGCGTGGGTTCTGCGGCCAAGCCGTTTGAGTTTGCTCCTGAAAAGCGCATTTGCGATTATAACGTAGCTGCATACCAAGACCCGCGTGTGCTCGGCCAAGCTATAAAGCAAGACTTCTTGTTCCGTGCGGACAAGACCGCTCGTGCGCTATCACCGAAGATAGCGCAAGTGGGCGCGAGTGTGACTGATAGCTGTACATCGATTTCTCTCATGAACAGTGAAGGCTTGCATCTCGAAATGACGCGCGGTCGCTTGCGCGTGAACGTCAATGTGACGGCAACAGATGGAACGGAACGTTTGACAACGCATGAGGCTCCGGGCGCTCTTGGCGGTTATGAACTTTTAGCCAATTATTCCCCGGAAGCGTTGGCCACAGAATGTGGCGAGCGCGTGCTGCGCATGCTTGATGCTGGCTATATCACTGGCGGTCAGATGCCTGTTGTCATGGGCAATGGCTTTGGTGGTGTGATATTCCACGAAGCTTGCGGACATCCGCTGGAAACAGAATCAATCCGTCGCAGTGCAAGCCCGTTCTGCGGAAAGCTTGGTGAAGCCATTGGACAATCTTGCCTTACTGCAATTGATGATGGCACGATGGATGGTGTATGGGGTAGCCTCAAGTATGATGATGAAGGTACGCCTACACAACGCACGGTTCTGATTGAAAACGGTATTTTGAAAACGTACATGAGCGATCGCGTGGGGGCTGCCGAAGTAGGTGTTGCCCGTACGGGTAGTGCTCGCCGTGAAAGTTACAAGTATGCGCCTGTAAGCCGTATGCGCAATACGTTCATTGCTCCGGGCAAGGATTCGCTCGATTCTATGATTGCTAGCGTGGATAACGGACTTTATGCGGCCCGCATGGCTGGCGGTTCTGTGAACCCGGCAACAGGCGAGTTCAACTTTGCTGTTGACGAAGGCTATGTTATCCGTAATGGCAAAATCTGCGAACCGGTTCGTGGTGCTACACTTATTGGCAAAGGCCACGAAATCATGCCGCGTATAAGCATGGTCGGTACGGATTTTGAACAAGCTGCTGGCGTTTGTGGAGCCTCTTCAGGACATGTGCCGGTAACGGTGGGGCAGCCCTCCATCAAGGTTGACCAAATCCTAGTCGGTGGGCGGTAGCCGTTTACCGCATTTCCTATCCATGAAAATGGAAAAAGCCCTCGCAAAGAGGGCTTTTGAGTATTATGGGTTGTCATCGCGAATAAAGTACAAAACGATTTCGAATAAAACAAGAAAGTTGTGTAAAAAAGAAACAACGGCATCTCGTGAGAGGTGCCGTTGTTTTGGTGTATGGGATGTTTGGTTTTGTATTCATAAAATAGTTTAATTTGGAATATTATTCCTTATTTTTGGTACTTTTCCGATGTAAAGCTTTACAACGCTTTCTTTGTTTTTTAATGATGGTTTTGAGTCTCTAAAAGGCCTGTAAAATAGTTTTTTAAGAAAATAATTGACTTTTTTAGCTCAAAAAAGGCTTTTTTGTTAATAACCAGGATTTTTATTTTTTAATATTGATATATAATGAATCAATTAGAAAATGAAGCGTTGTATGAACTTTTGCGGATTGCCGTTGACAATAATGGCTCTCGTCGTAGTTTGTCGCATAATTTGAGTTCAGAGGCGTGGAAAAAATTACATATAGAATGTATTAAGAATCTTTTGGTGGGTGTTGTTTATCGAGCTATAAGTCTTTTGCCTCGCGAACAGCAACCTCCACTTGAAATTGCGTTTCAATGGGCTAGTGAAGCGGAAACCATAAAGGGGCAAAATAGGCTCTTGAATGCGGAAGCCGCCCGTCTTACCGAACTTTTTGCGGCGCAAGGTCGTAAAACGGCTGTGCTTAAGGGACCTGCCAATGCTTGTCTTTATCCTGATCCTTATATGCGGCAAGTTGGAGATATAGATTTGTGGGTTGATGGTGGCCGTAAAAGCGTTCTAGATTTGTTGAAGAACATGGGGTATGAAATTCCTGAAAAGGATCTAGTCGTACCGCATCATGTTCATTTACATCCAGTAGAAAACGATATTCCCGTTGAAATTCATTTCCGTCCGTCTTCTGGAATTTGGAATCCCTTTTCTGGGGCTCGTCTTTTGCGTTTTTTGGAAAAAGAAATCCAGAATGTTGAACGAGTCAGTGAAGGTTTTTGTGTCCCGACGATGAAATTTGCGCTTGTTATGCAATTGGCTCATATCCAGCGGCATTTTGTTTCTGGCGGTATTGGTTTTAAACAAATTATAGACTACTATATATTGCTAGTTCATTCAACTGAGGACGATCTGCGTGAAATTTCGAATAGACTTTCGGAATTTGGGCTTTTGCATGGCTGTCGTGCTCTCATGTGGGTTTTGGGCAATGTGTTTGGGCTTGATAAGTCCAAG
It encodes the following:
- a CDS encoding TldD/PmbA family protein, with translation MNPEVAVKIFEAGKSAGADFVEIFEEETRSSSLGLKDRQIETATAGTEYGIGVRLLYGTEVLYGFTSDDSEEALIKLVKTLAFGRIAAAAGGVGSAAKPFEFAPEKRICDYNVAAYQDPRVLGQAIKQDFLFRADKTARALSPKIAQVGASVTDSCTSISLMNSEGLHLEMTRGRLRVNVNVTATDGTERLTTHEAPGALGGYELLANYSPEALATECGERVLRMLDAGYITGGQMPVVMGNGFGGVIFHEACGHPLETESIRRSASPFCGKLGEAIGQSCLTAIDDGTMDGVWGSLKYDDEGTPTQRTVLIENGILKTYMSDRVGAAEVGVARTGSARRESYKYAPVSRMRNTFIAPGKDSLDSMIASVDNGLYAARMAGGSVNPATGEFNFAVDEGYVIRNGKICEPVRGATLIGKGHEIMPRISMVGTDFEQAAGVCGASSGHVPVTVGQPSIKVDQILVGGR
- a CDS encoding nucleotidyltransferase family protein translates to MNQLENEALYELLRIAVDNNGSRRSLSHNLSSEAWKKLHIECIKNLLVGVVYRAISLLPREQQPPLEIAFQWASEAETIKGQNRLLNAEAARLTELFAAQGRKTAVLKGPANACLYPDPYMRQVGDIDLWVDGGRKSVLDLLKNMGYEIPEKDLVVPHHVHLHPVENDIPVEIHFRPSSGIWNPFSGARLLRFLEKEIQNVERVSEGFCVPTMKFALVMQLAHIQRHFVSGGIGFKQIIDYYILLVHSTEDDLREISNRLSEFGLLHGCRALMWVLGNVFGLDKSKMLCKPNEKSGRKMLAVILEGGNFGFYAAERLKDSSMNVLLRWLKHRLFFVRKMWYSPFEVLCRELDYWFHFIKTIGLRIKTRRFSLWSMYHNKANSDRRKSLCEK